One genomic window of Nitrospinota bacterium includes the following:
- a CDS encoding DUF4149 domain-containing protein has translation MAYVKYIHLLTLCVWVGGMVFFSFIGAPAIFKHLTRDMAGTVVGAIFPKYWMMGYVCSLLLLGTLFYIAKGNVSAFKMQFGILAVAVALSFVSGMVIGVKARDIKAQMNAEQNAEKREALHKEFGRIHGISAITNMAVLFLMLGYLWYVPAVVKPAFTESAKSFLGL, from the coding sequence ATGGCATATGTGAAATACATCCACCTGCTCACGCTCTGCGTGTGGGTTGGGGGAATGGTTTTCTTTTCGTTCATCGGCGCGCCGGCGATTTTCAAACATCTCACGCGCGATATGGCGGGCACGGTGGTGGGGGCCATTTTTCCGAAATACTGGATGATGGGGTACGTCTGTTCGTTGCTGTTGCTCGGCACGTTGTTCTACATCGCCAAGGGCAATGTATCCGCTTTTAAGATGCAGTTCGGCATTTTGGCCGTCGCGGTGGCGCTCAGTTTTGTTTCCGGCATGGTGATCGGCGTGAAAGCCCGCGACATCAAGGCGCAAATGAATGCCGAACAGAACGCGGAAAAAAGAGAGGCGCTCCATAAGGAGTTCGGACGGATTCACGGCATCTCCGCCATCACAAACATGGCCGTGCTCTTCCTGATGCTGGGCTACCTCTGGTACGTTCCGGCGGTGGTAAAGCCCGCCTTCACTGAATCGGCCAAAAGCTTTCTGGGGCTGTAA